The Corynebacterium tuberculostearicum genome window below encodes:
- a CDS encoding IS481 family transposase: protein MLATGMTQAETAEHFNISTRWIRTLQRRYHNGGIEALEPRSKRPHTNPRALAPTVVDRILKLRQELIEQGTNAGAHTIAWHLQRDGINPAPAPSTIHRVLANNGHITPQPQKRPRSSWRRFQADQPNETWQMDYSDWTITGHRKVAILTILDDHSRFIISCHAYTHATVENVLESFIHAGKRHGYPQSTLTDNGRAFTTNCDRTKPTRNGFEQLLVDLAIIQKNGKPYHPQTQGKVERFHHTLKVALANKATAKSIEELNEQLTEIIEYYNYKRPHRALHRYTPAEAYNALPKARPASIKHTHEFRLRTDKVGKNGKTTLRWRGKLRRLYIGRRWTGKPITMTCKDEHVTIKIAATGEQIAAYTMEADKVYYNQKDNEITATRGTTKTKNLETP from the coding sequence ATGCTTGCTACCGGCATGACTCAAGCTGAAACAGCCGAACACTTCAACATCAGCACCAGATGGATCCGAACCCTTCAGCGCCGCTATCACAACGGCGGAATAGAGGCCTTAGAACCCCGGTCCAAGCGCCCACACACCAATCCCCGAGCCCTAGCCCCCACGGTGGTTGACCGAATTCTAAAGCTACGACAAGAACTCATAGAGCAAGGCACAAACGCAGGAGCACATACTATTGCGTGGCACTTGCAACGCGACGGCATCAATCCTGCCCCTGCACCATCAACCATTCACCGAGTACTGGCCAACAACGGACACATCACCCCACAACCGCAAAAGCGTCCCCGCAGCTCATGGAGACGGTTTCAAGCAGACCAGCCCAACGAAACCTGGCAAATGGACTACAGCGACTGGACAATAACTGGCCATAGAAAAGTCGCTATCTTAACCATCCTCGATGACCACTCAAGGTTCATCATTTCCTGCCACGCCTACACACACGCCACAGTAGAAAATGTCTTAGAAAGCTTCATCCACGCAGGAAAACGTCACGGATATCCACAATCAACCCTCACCGACAACGGTAGAGCCTTCACCACCAACTGTGACCGCACTAAACCCACCCGCAACGGCTTCGAACAACTCCTAGTAGACCTAGCAATTATCCAAAAGAACGGAAAGCCATACCATCCCCAAACCCAGGGAAAAGTAGAGCGCTTCCATCACACACTTAAAGTAGCCCTTGCAAACAAAGCCACAGCTAAAAGCATCGAAGAACTCAATGAACAGTTAACCGAAATCATCGAATACTACAACTACAAACGCCCACACAGAGCGCTACACCGCTACACCCCAGCCGAAGCCTACAACGCACTGCCTAAAGCTAGACCCGCATCCATCAAACACACACATGAATTTCGCTTACGCACAGACAAAGTAGGCAAAAACGGCAAAACTACACTGCGGTGGCGCGGAAAACTACGCCGCCTATACATCGGGCGCCGATGGACAGGAAAACCCATCACCATGACATGCAAAGATGAACACGTCACCATCAAAATAGCTGCAACCGGGGAACAAATAGCCGCCTACACGATGGAAGCCGACAAGGTCTACTACAACCAAAAAGACAACGAAATCACCGCCACCCGGGGCACAACAAAAACGAAAAATCTCGAGACACCATAG